A portion of the Lolium rigidum isolate FL_2022 chromosome 1, APGP_CSIRO_Lrig_0.1, whole genome shotgun sequence genome contains these proteins:
- the LOC124680882 gene encoding chaperone protein dnaJ 11, chloroplastic-like: MISAPLLMQAPPAAAGFRRASPCSSRRATVRCAVAVASAAPAGSCTLYEVLGLRAGATGGEIKAAYRRLARELHPDVAGAAGDDFIRLHNAYATLSDPDARARYDRDVVANAYAQPPASRPSPHSFWGRPRRTWETDQCW, from the coding sequence ATGATCTCTGCCCCTCTACTCATGCAAGCACCGCCGGCCGCTGCTGGGTTCCGTCGTGCCTCCCCATGCTCCTCCCGAAGGGCCACGGTCCGGTGCGCGGTGGCCGTCGCGTCGGCGGCGCCGGCCGGAAGCTGCACGCTCTACGAGGTGCTGGGGCTGCGCGCTGGCGCGACGGGCGGCGAGATCAAGGCCGCGTACCGGCGCCTGGCGCGGGAGCTGCACCCGGacgtggccggcgcggccggcgacGACTTCATCCGGCTCCACAACGCCTACGCCACGCTCTCCGACCCGGACGCCCGCGCACGCTACGACCGTGACGTCGTGGCCAACGCCTACGCGCAGCCGCCCGCCTCCAGGCCGTCGCCGCACAGCTTCTGGGGCCGGCCTCGCCGCACCTGGGAGACCGACCAGTGCTGGTAG